One window from the genome of Scatophagus argus isolate fScaArg1 chromosome 13, fScaArg1.pri, whole genome shotgun sequence encodes:
- the nfatc4 gene encoding nuclear factor of activated T-cells, cytoplasmic 4, with the protein MGAAPGSGWEEGEFEFKLVFEEEQSQGPSPVRTAEPESSVPGEESEGALLHLDPSNSSSSSSLVTDNHTATTHAGHSISIPSPPPSANQRAGMHSPPPRRAPIREFSGTYESLPARSVQVSESRVVECPSIQITTISPEDDPAPTISSYWDMGGGGGWDRERLYLPLLDPFTYRDRCPGSLSPSPASSPSSRGWLSPASSCDSLLVEEEELNEATINFGLSPSSRPTSPGGKKRRNSPLASPCTSRRGSYSEDLQGCNLEGGDSIALSQAPPSSCELSIPQKTRKTSLEQLSPREVDQEQAPGHSSPCLLPETQQARREPPSPGMDYLSVPPALAWGRTRASAHSPLFRSNALPPLDWPLPSQFDQYELRIEVQPRPHHRAHYETEGSRGAVKAAPTGHPVVKLCGYTERKPLSLQVFVGTADDRSIRPHPFYQIHRVTGKMVGTASHESVQAGTKLLDIPLNPENNMTALIDCAGILKLRNSDIELRKGETDVGRKNTRVRLVFRTHLSLAPPVAPPGRVLALQVASLPIECSQRSAQELPIIESVSLTSCSVEGGEELLLSGSNFLPISRVLFMERGTDGKLQWEEEAHVDRDNSNECLLCVRVPTYSDLSVSRPVSVSLYVSNGKRKRSSTHCFKYLPIMFKEEDPLLSRPSVLPLDVGTVCPVGGQPRMDRGFHMRGDSMADDRGLGFHLPAYPSTYSPPCPTMGYHEEYCPKPDAVVEEPSGSRAALSERHPSFENLELGFTELLPPLYPRGPQPPSPSPSPWLDSPYLSSSPSPSHSSSLSPFPAGSPISTSPLPPIPTSPYPQYSAYPQEVCSSPPSNPSLYQDICPAPYSHYDGWEPQGRVLGTEHGGERDVKVQECPLEFTNSASMHHITFEEVTEFIGEDIQSYPSASQMDNQPN; encoded by the exons TTACAGATAACCACACAGCCACCACTCATGCAGGACATTCAATCAGCATCCCCAGCCCGCCACCCTCGGCCAATCAGAGGGCAGGGATGCATTCCCCGCCTCCACGGCGAGCCCCCATCAGGGAGTTCAGTGGGACCTACGAGAGCCTGCCAGCGCGCTCTGTACAG GTTTCAGAGTCTCGTGTGGTCGAGTGTCCCAGCATCCAGATAACCACCATCTCCCCTGAAGATGACCCAGCGCCCACCATTTCCAGCTACTGGGATATGGGCGGCGGTGGAGGTTGGGACCGAGAGCGCCTCTACCTCCCCCTGCTGGACCCCTTCACTTACCGCGACAGGTGCCCCGGCTCTCTCAGCCCAAGCCCCGCCTCCAGCCCGTCTTCCCGTGGCTGGCTCAGCCCCGCCTCCAGCTGTGACTCgctgctggtggaggaggaagaactgAATGAGGCCACAATCAACTTCGGTCTCTCGCCATCCTCGAGGCCCACTTCTCCTGGGGGCAAAAAGCGTAGAAACTCCCCTCTTGCCTCCCCCTGTACCTCACGGAGGGGCAGTTACTCAGAGGACCTGCAGGGATGCAACCTCGAGGGTGGAGACTCCATCGCTCTGTCACAAGCTCCGCCCAGCAGCTGTGAGCTCAGCATCCCACAGAAAACCAGGAAGACATCATTGGAACAG TTGTCTCCCAGGGAGGTGGACCAGGAGCAGGCTCCAGGCCACAGCTCCCCCTGCCTGCTGCCAGAGACCCAGCAGGCCAGGAGAGAGCCGCCCTCGCCGGGCATGGACTACCTCTCTGTGCCCCCTGCTCTGGCCTGGGGTCGGACCCGAGCCAGCGCCCATAGCCCTCTGTTCAG GTCCAACGCCCTGCCGCCACTCGACTGGCCGCTGCCTTCCCAGTTTGACCAGTATGAGCTGCGTATCGAGGTGCAGCCCCGTCCACACCACAGAGCCCACTATGAGACAGAGGGGAGCAGAGGAGCCGTGAAGGCTGCACCAACAGGACATCCTGTTGTCAAG ctgtgtggATACACGGAGAGGAAGCCGCTCTCCCTTCAGGTTTTCGTTGGAACGGCTGACGACCGTTCGATCAGGCCACATCCTTTCTATCAGATTCACAG ggTGACAGGGAAGATGGTGGGTACGGCGAGTCATGAGAGCGTCCAGGCTGGGACCAAACTGCTGGACATCCCTCTCAACCCTGAGAACAACATGACTGCACT GATCGACTGTGCTGGGATTTTGAAGTTGAGGAACTCGGACATCGAGCTGAGGAAAGGAGAAACAGATGTTGGAAGGAAGAACACGCGTGTTCGTTTGGTATTTCGTACTCACCTCTCTCTAGCGCCCCCTGTAGCCCCACCTGGGCGAGTCCTGGCTCTGCAGGTTGCCTCCCTGCCCATCGAATGCT CCCAGCGTTCGGCTCAGGAGCTGCCCATCATCGAGTCTGTCAGTCTGACTTCCTGCTctgtggagggaggggaggagctTCTGCTGAGCGGCTCTAACTTCCTGCCAATCTCCAGGGTGCTTTTCATGGAGAGAGGGACAG ATGGTAAATtacagtgggaggaggaggctcaTGTCGACCGCGACAACAGCAACGAG tgtctgttgtgtgtgaggGTCCCCACCTACAGCGACCTGTCCGTCAGTCGGCCCGTGTCCGTTAGTCTTTATGTTTCCAAcgggaagaggaaaaggagcagCACTCACTGCTTCAAGTATCTCCCCA TTATGTTCAAAGAGGAGGACCCGCTGCTGTCGCGGCCCTCTGTGCTGCCTCTGGATGTGGGGACTGTGTGTCCTGTCGGGGGTCAGCCCAGGATGGACAGGGGCTTCCACATGAGGGGCGACTCCATGGCTGACGATCGAGGCCTGGGCTTCCACCTGCCCGCCTACCCCTCCACCTACTCCCCTCCCTGCCCCACTATGGGTTACCATGAGGAGTACTGCCCCAAACCCGACGCTGTGGTGGAGGAGCCCAGCGGGTCCAGGGCAGCTCTGTCCGAGCGTCACCCCAGCTTCGAGAACCTTGAACTGGGCTTCACCGAGCTCCTTCCCCCCTTGTACCCCCGTGGCCCGCAGCCTCCatccccctccccttccccGTGGCTGGACTCACCCTACCTgtcctcctcaccctctccctcccactcctcctctctcagccCATTTCCTGCTGGTAGTCCCATCTCGACCTCCCCTCTGCCTCCCATCCCCACTTCTCCTTACCCCCAGTACTCTGCTTATCCTCAGGAGGTGtgctcctcccctccctccaacCCCAGCCTGTATCAGGACATCTGCCCAGCACCTTACTCCCACTACGATGGCTGGGAGCCCCAGGGAAGGGTGCTGGGAACGGAacatggaggagagagggacgTGAAGGTCCAGGAGTGCCCCCTGGAGTTTACCAACTCTGCTTCTATGCACCACATCACATTTGAAGAAG TGACGGAGTTCATCGGGGAGGACATCCAGTCTTACCCGTCAGCCTCACAGATGGACAACCAGCCAAACTGA
- the myadmb gene encoding myeloid-associated differentiation marker homolog, which produces MAIVLQSSPLLWTRLAALIFSCVAFSVAVHGGRLYHGTGDWCIFCWAFSFAGTLLVILVELFGLQTRAPVSWKNFPITFACYAALLCLSASIIFPLYFLKGTTGPSEVRNYRIVSTVFSCLATIAYMSEVSISKARPGEVAGYMATAPGLLKVCETFVACIIFVFISDPVLYNHHDALKYCMSVYCICFILSAAIIMLCIGECTGCLPFPFARFLSAYALLAVVLYLSATIIWPIFNFDPKHGGTKQRPYSCGSTLGLCVWDKLMAVAVLSAVNFILYLADLIYSTRLVFVSA; this is translated from the coding sequence ATGGCCATAGTCCTCCAATCCAGCCCCCTCCTATGGACACGGTTGGCAGCCCTGATCTTCTCCTGCGTGGCCTTCTCCGTGGCCGTACATGGTGGCAGACTCTACCACGGCACAGGAGACTGGTGCATCTTCTGCTGGGCCTTCAGTTTCGCTGGGACTCTGCTCGTCATCCTGGTGGAGCTGTTTGGCCTTCAGACCAGAGCCCCCGTTTCCTGGAAGAACTTCCCTATCACCTTCGCCTGCTACGCCGCCCTACTCTGCCTGTCCGCCTCCATCATCTTCCCCCTCTACTTCCTCAAGGGCACCACAGGCCCCAGTGAAGTCCGCAACTACCGCATTGTGTCAACTGTCTTCTCCTGCCTGGCCACCATTGCCTACATGAGCGAAGTGAGCATCAGCAAGGCTCGTCCGGGCGAGGTCGCCGGCTACATGGCCACAGCCCCTGGCCTGCTGAAAGTCTGCGAAACCTTTGTGGCATGCatcatttttgtcttcatcagcGACCCCGTGCTGTACAACCACCACGATGCACTCAAATACTGCATGTCCGTCTACTGCATCTGCTTCATCCTGTCGGCGGCAATCATCATGCTCTGTATCGGCGAGTGCACCGGCTGCCTCCCCTTCCCATTTGCCCGCTTCCTGTCTGCCTATGCCCTGCTGGCCGTGGTTCTATATCTGTCAGCAACCATCATCTGGCCCATCTTCAACTTTGACCCCAAGCATGGCGGAACGAAACAAAGGCCCTACAGTTGTGGCAGCACGCTGGGGCTTTGTGTTTGGGATAAGCTCATGGCAGTGGCTGTGCTCAGTGCTGTCAACTTCATCCTCTACCTGGCTGATCTGATCTACTCCACCCGCCTGGTGTTTGTCAGTGCCtga
- the pex19 gene encoding peroxisomal biogenesis factor 19 codes for MASGAGDSSSGHDAELDELLDSALDDFDKTSAPPAPEPAAASSSANAGAEKPPLLEDCKLFETLFEGDMAAQAKEEWEKAMTELAQEEPELLQHFQKLSEAAGKVGTDTASQQEFTSCLKETLRGLAKNADNLQSTGLAGDDLVKALEGLGLDEGGEGGGDDANILPIMQSIMQNLLSKEVLYPSLKDITVKYPEWLDANKSSLSPEDYQRYEEQAKIMGEICGHFEREEQGAADKESTFESIMDLMQKLQDLGQPPKELAGDAPPGFNIDMESLNLPGGLGSGAPEQCSIM; via the exons ATGGCGTCGGGAGCAGGAGATTCGTCCTCTGGACACGATGCAGAACTGGATGAATTATTGGACA GTGCGCTGGATGACTTTGACAAGACGTCAGCCCCTCCAGCCCCTGAACCCgcagctgcttcctcctcaGCCAACGCTGGTGCAGAGAAG CCGCCTCTGCTTGAAGACTGCAAACTCTTTGAGACTCTCTTCGAGGGGGACATGGCTGCCCAAGCCAAGGAGGAGTGGGAGAAGGCCATGACTGAGTTGGCTCAGGAGGAGCCAGAATTACTGCAGCACTTCCAGAAACTCTCAGAGGCTGCAGGCAAAGTTG GCACTGACACCGCCTCCCAACAAGAATTCACCTCCTGCCTTAAAGAAACCCTTCGTGGCCTGGCTAAAAATGCAGACAACCTGCAA TCCACAGGACTGGCTGGAGATGACCTTGTCAAGGCTTTAGAAGGCCTGGGATTGGATGAGGGTGGTGAAGGAGGTGGTGATGATGCAAACATCCTGCCCATCATGCAGTCCATCATGCAGAACCTTCTCTCTAAGGAAGTGCTTTATCCGTCTCTCAAAGACATCACTGTTAAG TACCCAGAGTGGCTGGACGCCAACAAGTCAAGCCTCAGCCCGGAGGACTACCAGCGCTACGAGGAGCAGGCCAAAATCATGGGAGAGATCTGTGGGCATTTCGAGAGGGAGGAGCAGGGGGCTGCAGATAAGGAAAGCACGTTCGAGAGCATCATGGACCTCATGCAAAAG CTGCAGGACCTCGGCCAACCACCCAAAGAGCTGGCAGGTGATGCG